The following are from one region of the Rosistilla carotiformis genome:
- a CDS encoding GTPase yields the protein MNASANDPLLRTCVLTAIGRGAIATIALCGARASEVVGTFFRPNAGSNQLPIDRIRYGIWSREPDGEIGESIVVCATSETELEIHCHGGRAAVEAIVGDLVASGAERIRGEQWLQGRSDSYLSSECQVALAATQTSTTAGIVLDQIRGALATATQAAIEQLQSGNVQEPGQAIQDLIDRSSLGRGVRQPFRVVIAGPPNVGKSSLLNRLLGYDRAIAYDQPGTTRDVLSASTTLGGWTIELRDTAGIHETDEAIEREGVQSARREVQSADAVLVVVDASIGWTIQHDEIAKLVSDPIRVWNKADLIDPKAMLYSEERVFTSTVSQAGIDDLITALLQRLIPLPPTPGMAVPITERQIDCLHEARTAIASGDMASAIVPLQRLLQG from the coding sequence ATGAACGCTTCGGCAAACGATCCCCTGCTGCGTACCTGCGTACTGACAGCGATCGGCCGTGGCGCGATCGCAACGATCGCCCTGTGTGGCGCAAGGGCCAGCGAGGTGGTTGGTACATTCTTCCGTCCCAACGCGGGAAGCAATCAGTTGCCGATCGATCGCATCCGTTACGGCATCTGGAGCCGGGAGCCCGACGGCGAGATCGGTGAATCGATCGTCGTCTGTGCGACAAGCGAAACGGAGCTCGAAATCCATTGCCATGGCGGCCGCGCGGCGGTCGAAGCAATCGTCGGCGACCTCGTCGCGTCGGGAGCGGAGCGGATCCGCGGTGAACAATGGCTTCAGGGACGGTCGGATAGCTATTTAAGCAGCGAATGTCAGGTCGCTTTGGCCGCGACGCAGACATCAACAACTGCGGGGATCGTGTTGGATCAAATCCGCGGCGCCTTGGCGACCGCAACGCAAGCGGCGATCGAACAACTTCAATCGGGGAACGTTCAAGAACCGGGCCAAGCGATTCAAGACCTGATCGATCGATCCTCGCTCGGGCGCGGCGTTCGCCAACCATTTCGCGTCGTGATCGCTGGACCGCCGAACGTCGGCAAAAGCAGTCTGTTGAACCGGTTGCTCGGTTACGATCGCGCGATCGCCTACGATCAACCTGGGACCACCCGCGACGTGTTATCTGCCAGCACAACGCTTGGCGGCTGGACGATCGAGTTGCGCGATACCGCGGGGATCCACGAGACCGATGAAGCGATCGAGCGGGAGGGAGTTCAGTCGGCTCGTCGCGAAGTTCAGTCGGCCGACGCGGTCTTGGTGGTCGTCGATGCGTCGATCGGTTGGACAATTCAACATGACGAGATTGCCAAGCTGGTATCGGATCCCATCCGAGTCTGGAACAAAGCCGACTTGATCGATCCCAAGGCGATGCTGTATTCCGAGGAAAGGGTCTTTACCAGCACGGTGTCGCAGGCGGGTATCGACGACCTGATCACAGCGCTCTTGCAGCGACTGATCCCGCTGCCTCCGACACCTGGAATGGCTGTACCCATTACTGAGCGGCAGATTGATTGCCTGCATGAGGCTCGAACTGCAATCGCATCAGGCGACATGGCGTCCGCAATCGTTCCCTTGCAGCGTTTGCTGCAAGGATAA
- a CDS encoding DUF2752 domain-containing protein codes for MCLFAMLATAAWLRPAAAGLGTHHQLGLPPCSFRVLLGMRCPACGMTTSWSHYVRGQWVSSLRVNPGGFMLAVLATVVGVGAARVGYSGRQVDPQQTWWIAISLIGALSVALVDWIIRLV; via the coding sequence ATGTGTTTGTTCGCAATGCTGGCAACCGCCGCTTGGTTGCGTCCCGCTGCGGCGGGACTTGGAACTCACCACCAGCTCGGATTGCCTCCTTGTTCGTTTCGTGTGTTGTTGGGAATGCGTTGCCCAGCCTGTGGTATGACGACATCGTGGTCGCACTACGTGCGTGGGCAATGGGTTTCCAGCCTCCGCGTGAATCCTGGCGGATTCATGTTGGCGGTGCTAGCCACTGTCGTTGGCGTGGGGGCCGCCCGCGTCGGATACAGCGGCCGGCAAGTCGATCCACAGCAGACCTGGTGGATTGCAATCAGTTTGATCGGTGCGCTATCCGTTGCCCTGGTCGACTGGATTATCCGGCTCGTTTGA
- a CDS encoding type III pantothenate kinase yields the protein MSQRFRIAVDVGNSSIKIAHTPPQNTQHDVDLCIVRVSLTGTDWQSQMAALAGSFPESSGSVQWLIASVNSVGCDRLTTWIQQHRPTDQVRVIDRADVGIETDVRMPHRVGIDRLLAAKSGFDLASERSAIVIDAGTTITVDLVSAAGVFRGGAILPGLGLQFRALHEATDKLPRLEPPDDLANMESPGRDTQAAMELGVVSGIVGAIDRLIESFQTQCDVSQIFLTGGDAKRLSPAIRSSHRIVADMPLRGLYGIELSAPHSP from the coding sequence GTGAGCCAACGGTTTCGCATCGCCGTGGACGTTGGCAATTCCTCGATCAAAATCGCACACACTCCGCCGCAAAATACGCAGCACGATGTCGACCTGTGCATTGTCCGGGTCTCGTTAACGGGGACCGATTGGCAATCGCAGATGGCGGCGCTGGCGGGATCTTTCCCGGAATCGAGCGGCTCGGTTCAGTGGTTGATCGCAAGCGTTAATTCGGTGGGGTGCGATCGATTAACAACTTGGATCCAACAGCACCGGCCAACGGATCAGGTGCGTGTCATCGATCGCGCCGATGTGGGGATCGAAACCGACGTCCGGATGCCACATCGCGTCGGCATCGATCGATTGCTGGCCGCCAAAAGCGGCTTTGATCTGGCGAGCGAACGTTCGGCGATCGTGATCGACGCCGGCACGACGATCACCGTCGATCTTGTTTCGGCCGCAGGCGTCTTCCGCGGCGGCGCTATTTTGCCTGGTCTGGGACTACAGTTTCGAGCGCTCCACGAAGCGACCGACAAGCTGCCGCGATTGGAGCCTCCCGACGACCTCGCGAACATGGAATCGCCGGGCCGTGATACGCAAGCCGCGATGGAACTGGGCGTTGTATCGGGCATTGTCGGGGCGATCGATCGCTTGATCGAATCTTTCCAAACCCAGTGCGACGTGTCACAAATTTTCTTAACCGGTGGTGATGCGAAGCGGTTGTCCCCGGCGATTCGCAGTTCTCACCGGATCGTCGCCGATATGCCGCTGCGTGGACTCTACGGCATCGAACTTTCCGCCCCCCATTCGCCATGA
- a CDS encoding zinc metallopeptidase, translating to MAVTEMYFDPIWFLFVIPPMLLAMFAQWRVKSAYHEMSQMPARMTGFQAARAMLDSAGLTQIGIEQTPGELSDHYDPRAKVLRLSSNVYSGNSMAAVGIACHEAGHAMQDAMHYAPLVIRNAAVPAAKIGSGLGGTVAMVGLAFGLQPLVWVGVIAFAAVAFFQVINLPVEFDASNRAKHQLVAQGIIAERDLPFVSKVLNAAALTYVAATLQALMTLAYFLFRALGDRR from the coding sequence TTGGCAGTTACCGAAATGTACTTCGATCCGATTTGGTTTTTGTTTGTCATCCCGCCGATGCTGTTGGCAATGTTTGCCCAGTGGCGGGTCAAAAGCGCCTACCATGAAATGAGCCAGATGCCGGCCCGGATGACCGGCTTCCAAGCCGCCCGCGCGATGCTCGATTCGGCCGGATTGACACAAATTGGCATCGAACAGACGCCGGGAGAGTTGTCCGATCACTACGATCCTCGCGCCAAGGTGTTGCGTTTGAGCAGCAACGTCTATAGCGGCAATTCGATGGCCGCCGTCGGCATCGCTTGCCACGAAGCAGGGCACGCGATGCAAGACGCCATGCATTATGCACCGCTGGTGATCCGTAACGCGGCAGTTCCTGCGGCCAAAATCGGTTCGGGGCTCGGCGGCACGGTCGCCATGGTCGGATTGGCGTTTGGTTTGCAACCGCTGGTTTGGGTGGGAGTGATCGCATTTGCTGCGGTCGCGTTTTTCCAAGTCATCAACTTGCCCGTCGAATTTGACGCCAGCAACCGCGCCAAACATCAGTTGGTCGCTCAGGGAATCATCGCCGAACGGGATCTGCCCTTCGTCTCCAAGGTTCTCAACGCTGCGGCGTTGACCTACGTCGCTGCCACGCTGCAAGCACTGATGACGCTGGCCTACTTCCTGTTCCGGGCGCTTGGCGACCGTCGCTAG